A DNA window from Zonotrichia albicollis isolate bZonAlb1 chromosome 2, bZonAlb1.hap1, whole genome shotgun sequence contains the following coding sequences:
- the NCAPD2 gene encoding condensin complex subunit 1 isoform X4, with amino-acid sequence MPLKWKPARTVAWRQTLVGRKNHAKTSGSLWEEEREPLLRLLTQLLQLDLRQLWGGLVVEEEFVSLVTRSCYRILENPSIGLQRYRLTREAVTHLLAAALLHCDRMFSATLKITQMLQHFEHVAPVFAQAVSLWAKEYGLKSLVGELLREIGQICPQDLAREASGVKGYATFISELAEQIPALVLSNMSVLLPHLDGESYTMRNAILAAMAEVLVQVLNGDQLEEAARGTRDKFLSMLQAHVCDVHSFVRSRVLQLFTRIVQHKALPLTQFQAVVSLAVGRLKDKSVLVVKNAIQLLAAFLSNNPFSSKLSWTALDEPLKKEVQKLKEMRDRSRPRAVAPVIAPEEEWEVMLPEVRAATQQLFQPLQEGEDEVLEVEETVERTVEQITGLLKKLNYKSAARLTQKALCRFQGKEPFVGPGEENEEATILGVLKRLYTGSCPGENSEDPPHDNSSDKIEEVVQEEQPQTELVKQEMLVHYLQDAYNFSVKMTEALNLISKMMYENSVSVVQEAIEFFVTVSQFGVPQALLGVRRMLPLIWSKETGIKEAVLSAYRQLYLSPSEDSKRAKAQALVHSLSLIMVDASLGMLQCLEEIISEFVQKDEIKPAVTQLLWERFTEKSPCSTLECRAAVMLLGMMARGKPEIIGTNLDILVTVGLSEKACEDYRLPQEVCSVISKLASNPKPALGKNSAPFRLPQNHMLFACLSETVSKGFAQPSSHWIPFMEAAVTLIYQMAEGAEEICADILHVCSQQALEKLQEADEQKADAGDSPHRVSDGSGSLSTFLLLHLMALVGQVALQQVVYLEVSVSAELRRRRLLKEEKTKKQSDTSTKKQRHQSTGNETTMEEELGLVGATADDTEAELIHSICETELLDGKHLLSAFVPLVLKICNNPGPHGDSALSAAAALTLGKLCMISSEFCDSHLRLLFTMMEKSPLPDVRSNLIIAAGDLAIRFPNLVEPWTSHLYARLQDPCPSVRQTAGLVLTLLILKDMVKVKGQVSEMATLLVDPEEAIVAVAQNFFGELASKGNAVYNLLPDMISHLSDPNSGIEEESFHTIMRHLFSYITKDKQTESLVEKLCQRFRTARTERQHRDLSHCLALLPVSERGLHKLQDNYDCFADKLQDPAVYNCFQTVLARFRRAGVKPEAKALAEELEQKLSASHKRGLDSTETCQDGSQTPKPAPAKRKSIGSSRRQPLSPANSDNDFVTPPSRILQNHKRAQKRPPRKKTVITFSSEEENNSEDELLAELREEETPTKTTPITRSSARRRR; translated from the exons ATGCCTTTGAAGTGGAAACCTGCAAGAACAGTTGCTTGGAGGCAGACCCTGGTAGGAAG GAAGAACCATGCCAAGACTTCTGGATCCTTgtgggaagaggagagggagcCGCTTTTACGGCTGCTtacacagctgctgcagctggatctCCGTCAGCTTTGGGGTGGTCTAGTGGTGGAAGAAGAGTTTGTCAG CTTGGTGACGAGGAGCTGCTACCGTATCCTGGAGAACCCAAGTATCGGCCTTCAGAGGTACCGGCTCACACGGGAGGCTGTGACACATCtgcttgctgcagctctgcttcacTGTGACCGCATGTTCA GTGCCACTCTGAAGATCACACAGATGCTGCAGCACTTCGAACATGTAGCCCCAGTGTTTGCACAGGCTGTGAGCCTCTGGGCTAAAGAGTATGGTCTAAAAAGCCTGGTGGGTGAACTGCTAAG GGAAATTGGACAGATATGTCCCCAGGATTTGGCTCGTGAGGCTTCTGGAGTCAAGGGTTATGCTACTTTTATAAGTGAACTGGCTGAACAGATTCCAGCTCTGGTGCTCTCCAACATGAGTGTTCTCCTGCCTCACTTGGATGGGGAG AGTTACACGATGCGAAACGCCATTCTGGCAGCCATGGCAGAAGTGCTGGTGCAGGTGCTGAATGGTGACCAGCTGGAGGAAGCAGCCCGTGGCACTCGGGACAAGTTCCTGAGCATGCTGCAGGCCCACGTGTGCGACGTCCATAGCTTCGTGCGCAGCCGCGTGCTGCAGCTCTTCACTCGCATCGTGCAGCACAAG GCCCTGCCTTTGACTCAGTTTCAGGCTGTGGTGTCGCTGGCTGTTGGGCGGCTCAAAGACAAATCTGTCTTAGTGGTTAAGAATGcaatccagctcctggctgcgTTTTTGTCCAATAACCCCTTCTCCAGCAAG TTAAGCTGGACTGCCTTGGATGAGCCACTAAAGAAAGAAGTACAGAAACTGAAAGAAATGAGGGATCGTAGCAGACCCAGAGCAG TAGCTCCTGTGATCGCCCCAGAGGAAGAGTGGGAAGTGATGCTGCCAGAAGTCAGGGCTGCCACACAGCAGCTCTTTCAACCACTGCAGGAAGGAGAAGATGAAGTGCTGGAAGTTGAAGAAACAGTGGAGAGGACAGTGGAGCAAATCACTGGGCTGTTGAAGAAGCTGAATTACAA GAGCGCAGCCCGCCTTACGCAGAAGGCCCTGTGTCGCTTCCAGGGAAAGGAACCTttcgtgggccctggggaggaAAACGAGGAGGCAACAATCCTGGGTGTTCTGAAGAGACTTTACACAG GTTCATGCCCAGGTGAGAACAGTGAGGATCCTCCACATGACAACAGCAGTGACAAGATTGAAGAAGTTGTACAAGAAGAGCAGCCTCAAACAGAGCTGGTCAAACAGGAGATGTTGGTGCACTACCTGCAAGATGCTTACAACTTCTCAGTGAAAATGACAGAAGCTCTGAACCTGATCAGCAAGATGATGTACGAAAATTCTGTCTCAG TGGTGCAGGAAGCCATTGAGTTCTTCGTGACAGTCTCACAGTTTGGCGTGCCCCAGGCACTGCTTGGAGTCCGCAGGATGTTGCCCCTCATATGGTCAAAGGAGACTGGAATTAAGGAGGCTGTGCTCAGTGCCTACAGACAGCTCTATCTGAGCCCCAGCGAGGATTCCAAGAG GGCCAAGGCACAGGCCCTGGTGCACTCTCTGTCTCTCATCATGGTGGATGCATCACTGGGAATGCTACAGTGCTTAGAGGAGATA ATCTCAGAGTTTGTGCAAAAGGATGAAATCAAGCCTGCTGTGACCCAGCTGCTTTGGGAGCGGTTCACGGAAAAGTCTCCGTGCTCGACGCTGGAGTGCCGCGCTGCCGTGATGCTGCTGGGGATGATGGCACG AGGAAAGCCAGAGATCATAGGTACCAACCTGGACATCTTGGTGACAGTGGGGCTGTCTGAGAAGGCATGTGAAGACTACAGGCTGCCTCAAGAAGTATGCAGTGTTATTTCCAAGCTTGCCAGTAACCCTAAG ccagcactgggGAAGAACAGTGCCCCTTTTCGACTGCCCCAGAACCACATGCTCTTTGCTTGCCTGAGTGAGACTGTGAGTAAAG GCTTTGCCCAGCCAAGCAGTCACTGGATCCCCTTCATGGAGGCAGCTGTAACACTCATCTACCAGATGGCAGAAGGGGCAGAGGAGATCTGTGCTGACATCCTGCATGTGTGCAGTCAGCAAGctctggagaagctgcaggaggCTGATGAGCAGAAAGCTG aTGCAGGGGATTCTCCACACAGAGTCTCTGATGGTTCTGGCAGTctctccacattcctgctgctgcacctGATGGCCCTTGTGGGACAGGTGGCACTGCAGCAGGTAGTGTACTTGGAAGTGTCAGTGAGTGCAGAGCTACGCAGGCGCCGCCTCCTCAAAGAGGAGAAGACCAAGAAACAATCTGACACCAGCACAAAGAAGCAGAGACACCAG agcacagggaacGAGACCACTATGGAGGAGGAGCTAGGCCTTGTGGGAGCCACAGCTGATGACACCGAGGCCGAGCTCATCCACAGTATTTGTGAGACAGAACTTCTGGATG GGAAGCACCTGCTCTCTGCCTTTGTTCCACTGGTGCTGAAGATCTGCAACAACCCTGGACCCCACGGTGACTCGGCGCtgtcagctgctgcagccctcacTCTTGGCAAACTCTGCATGATCAG CTCTGAGTTCTGTGACTCCCACTTGCGTCTGCTGTTCACCATGATGGAGAAGTCCCCCCTGCCTGATGTGAGATCCAACCTCATAATTGCAGCAGGAGATCTAGCCATCCGCTTCCCCAACCTGGTGGAGCCTTGGACATCACATCTCTATGCCAG GTTGCAGGACCCCTGCCCCAGTGTGAGGCAGACGGCTGGGCTGGTGCTGACTCTGCTCATCCTCAAAGACATGGTCAAGGTGAAGGGCCAAGTGAGTGAGATGGCAACTCTGCTCGTAGACCCAGAGGAGGCAATTGTGGCAGTGGCTCAGAACTTCTTTGGTGAACTGGCCAGCAAG gGTAATGCTGTCTATAACCTGCTTCCAGACATGATCAGTCATCTCTCGGATCCTAACAGCGGCATAGAGGAGGAATCCTTCCACACTATTATGAG ACATCTGTTCTCATATATTACAAAAGACAAACAAACAGAGAGCTTGGTGGAGAAACTTTGTCAGAGATTCCGGACTGCCAG GACTGAGCGTCAGCATCGGGATCTGTCCCACTGCCTTGCTCTGCTTCCAGTCTCGGAGCGGGGCCTTCACAAGCTGCAGGACAATTATGACTGCTTTGCAGACAAGCTCCAAGATCCAGCTGTCTACAATTGTTTCCAAACTGTGCTGGCTCGATTCCGCAGAGCAGGCGTCAAACCTGAGGCTAAA GCTCTAGCTGAAGAGCTGGAGCAGAAGCTGTCTGCCTCCCATAAGCGAGGACTGGATTCCACAGAGACATGCCAGGATGGTAGTCAGACTCCAAAGCCAGCACCAGCCAAGCGGAAATCAATAGGAA GTTCACGGCGCCAGCCCCTAAGCCCAGCCAACTCAGATAATGATTTTGTCACGCCCCCATCCCGCATCCTCCAAAATCATAAGCGTGCCCAGAAGCGCCCTCCACGCAAAAAAACCGTCATTACCTTCTCCAGCGAGGAGGAGAACAACTCTGAGGATG AGCTATTGGCAGAATTAAGAGAGGAAGAAACCCCCACCAAAACAACTCCCATCACCAGATCTTCAGCCCGACGGCGGCGCTGA
- the NCAPD2 gene encoding condensin complex subunit 1 isoform X1, translated as MAAAPEFHLPLAAADLLRDGGPGCYVVQEVLAARDLPPALAAFRAASRARGALAVLEHFDCVYSVLHHFRTVGTAVKEDALELMMHVVSHHSNELPTILSDSELSHADRAAHLNALKMNCYLLTGLMDAFEVETCKNSCLEADPGRKNRKNHAKTSGSLWEEEREPLLRLLTQLLQLDLRQLWGGLVVEEEFVSLVTRSCYRILENPSIGLQRYRLTREAVTHLLAAALLHCDRMFSATLKITQMLQHFEHVAPVFAQAVSLWAKEYGLKSLVGELLREIGQICPQDLAREASGVKGYATFISELAEQIPALVLSNMSVLLPHLDGESYTMRNAILAAMAEVLVQVLNGDQLEEAARGTRDKFLSMLQAHVCDVHSFVRSRVLQLFTRIVQHKALPLTQFQAVVSLAVGRLKDKSVLVVKNAIQLLAAFLSNNPFSSKLSWTALDEPLKKEVQKLKEMRDRSRPRAVAPVIAPEEEWEVMLPEVRAATQQLFQPLQEGEDEVLEVEETVERTVEQITGLLKKLNYKSAARLTQKALCRFQGKEPFVGPGEENEEATILGVLKRLYTGSCPGENSEDPPHDNSSDKIEEVVQEEQPQTELVKQEMLVHYLQDAYNFSVKMTEALNLISKMMYENSVSVVQEAIEFFVTVSQFGVPQALLGVRRMLPLIWSKETGIKEAVLSAYRQLYLSPSEDSKRAKAQALVHSLSLIMVDASLGMLQCLEEIISEFVQKDEIKPAVTQLLWERFTEKSPCSTLECRAAVMLLGMMARGKPEIIGTNLDILVTVGLSEKACEDYRLPQEVCSVISKLASNPKPALGKNSAPFRLPQNHMLFACLSETVSKGFAQPSSHWIPFMEAAVTLIYQMAEGAEEICADILHVCSQQALEKLQEADEQKADAGDSPHRVSDGSGSLSTFLLLHLMALVGQVALQQVVYLEVSVSAELRRRRLLKEEKTKKQSDTSTKKQRHQSTGNETTMEEELGLVGATADDTEAELIHSICETELLDGKHLLSAFVPLVLKICNNPGPHGDSALSAAAALTLGKLCMISSEFCDSHLRLLFTMMEKSPLPDVRSNLIIAAGDLAIRFPNLVEPWTSHLYARLQDPCPSVRQTAGLVLTLLILKDMVKVKGQVSEMATLLVDPEEAIVAVAQNFFGELASKGNAVYNLLPDMISHLSDPNSGIEEESFHTIMRHLFSYITKDKQTESLVEKLCQRFRTARTERQHRDLSHCLALLPVSERGLHKLQDNYDCFADKLQDPAVYNCFQTVLARFRRAGVKPEAKALAEELEQKLSASHKRGLDSTETCQDGSQTPKPAPAKRKSIGSSRRQPLSPANSDNDFVTPPSRILQNHKRAQKRPPRKKTVITFSSEEENNSEDELLAELREEETPTKTTPITRSSARRRR; from the exons ATGGCGGCGGCCCCGGAGTTCCACCTGCCCCTCGCTGCCGCCGATCTGCTGCGGGATGGCGGCCCCGGGTGCTACGTGGTGCAGGAGGTGCTGGCCGCCCGCGACCTGCCGCCCGCACTCGCAG CTTTCCGGGCCGCCTCCCGTGCGCGGGGCGCGCTGGCCGTGCTGGAGCACTTCGACTGCGTGTACAGCGTGCTGCA CCACTTCCGAACCGTGGGCACGGCTGTCAAGGAGGACGCCCTGGAGCTGATGATGCACG tGGTGTCCCATCATTCCAATGAACTTCCCACTATCCTGAGTGACTCTGAGCTGAGCCATGCAGACCGGGCTGCTCACCTCAATGCTCTTAAGATGAACTGCTATTTGCTGACTGGCCTGATGGATGCCTTTGAAGTGGAAACCTGCAAGAACAGTTGCTTGGAGGCAGACCCTGGTAGGAAG AACAGGAAGAACCATGCCAAGACTTCTGGATCCTTgtgggaagaggagagggagcCGCTTTTACGGCTGCTtacacagctgctgcagctggatctCCGTCAGCTTTGGGGTGGTCTAGTGGTGGAAGAAGAGTTTGTCAG CTTGGTGACGAGGAGCTGCTACCGTATCCTGGAGAACCCAAGTATCGGCCTTCAGAGGTACCGGCTCACACGGGAGGCTGTGACACATCtgcttgctgcagctctgcttcacTGTGACCGCATGTTCA GTGCCACTCTGAAGATCACACAGATGCTGCAGCACTTCGAACATGTAGCCCCAGTGTTTGCACAGGCTGTGAGCCTCTGGGCTAAAGAGTATGGTCTAAAAAGCCTGGTGGGTGAACTGCTAAG GGAAATTGGACAGATATGTCCCCAGGATTTGGCTCGTGAGGCTTCTGGAGTCAAGGGTTATGCTACTTTTATAAGTGAACTGGCTGAACAGATTCCAGCTCTGGTGCTCTCCAACATGAGTGTTCTCCTGCCTCACTTGGATGGGGAG AGTTACACGATGCGAAACGCCATTCTGGCAGCCATGGCAGAAGTGCTGGTGCAGGTGCTGAATGGTGACCAGCTGGAGGAAGCAGCCCGTGGCACTCGGGACAAGTTCCTGAGCATGCTGCAGGCCCACGTGTGCGACGTCCATAGCTTCGTGCGCAGCCGCGTGCTGCAGCTCTTCACTCGCATCGTGCAGCACAAG GCCCTGCCTTTGACTCAGTTTCAGGCTGTGGTGTCGCTGGCTGTTGGGCGGCTCAAAGACAAATCTGTCTTAGTGGTTAAGAATGcaatccagctcctggctgcgTTTTTGTCCAATAACCCCTTCTCCAGCAAG TTAAGCTGGACTGCCTTGGATGAGCCACTAAAGAAAGAAGTACAGAAACTGAAAGAAATGAGGGATCGTAGCAGACCCAGAGCAG TAGCTCCTGTGATCGCCCCAGAGGAAGAGTGGGAAGTGATGCTGCCAGAAGTCAGGGCTGCCACACAGCAGCTCTTTCAACCACTGCAGGAAGGAGAAGATGAAGTGCTGGAAGTTGAAGAAACAGTGGAGAGGACAGTGGAGCAAATCACTGGGCTGTTGAAGAAGCTGAATTACAA GAGCGCAGCCCGCCTTACGCAGAAGGCCCTGTGTCGCTTCCAGGGAAAGGAACCTttcgtgggccctggggaggaAAACGAGGAGGCAACAATCCTGGGTGTTCTGAAGAGACTTTACACAG GTTCATGCCCAGGTGAGAACAGTGAGGATCCTCCACATGACAACAGCAGTGACAAGATTGAAGAAGTTGTACAAGAAGAGCAGCCTCAAACAGAGCTGGTCAAACAGGAGATGTTGGTGCACTACCTGCAAGATGCTTACAACTTCTCAGTGAAAATGACAGAAGCTCTGAACCTGATCAGCAAGATGATGTACGAAAATTCTGTCTCAG TGGTGCAGGAAGCCATTGAGTTCTTCGTGACAGTCTCACAGTTTGGCGTGCCCCAGGCACTGCTTGGAGTCCGCAGGATGTTGCCCCTCATATGGTCAAAGGAGACTGGAATTAAGGAGGCTGTGCTCAGTGCCTACAGACAGCTCTATCTGAGCCCCAGCGAGGATTCCAAGAG GGCCAAGGCACAGGCCCTGGTGCACTCTCTGTCTCTCATCATGGTGGATGCATCACTGGGAATGCTACAGTGCTTAGAGGAGATA ATCTCAGAGTTTGTGCAAAAGGATGAAATCAAGCCTGCTGTGACCCAGCTGCTTTGGGAGCGGTTCACGGAAAAGTCTCCGTGCTCGACGCTGGAGTGCCGCGCTGCCGTGATGCTGCTGGGGATGATGGCACG AGGAAAGCCAGAGATCATAGGTACCAACCTGGACATCTTGGTGACAGTGGGGCTGTCTGAGAAGGCATGTGAAGACTACAGGCTGCCTCAAGAAGTATGCAGTGTTATTTCCAAGCTTGCCAGTAACCCTAAG ccagcactgggGAAGAACAGTGCCCCTTTTCGACTGCCCCAGAACCACATGCTCTTTGCTTGCCTGAGTGAGACTGTGAGTAAAG GCTTTGCCCAGCCAAGCAGTCACTGGATCCCCTTCATGGAGGCAGCTGTAACACTCATCTACCAGATGGCAGAAGGGGCAGAGGAGATCTGTGCTGACATCCTGCATGTGTGCAGTCAGCAAGctctggagaagctgcaggaggCTGATGAGCAGAAAGCTG aTGCAGGGGATTCTCCACACAGAGTCTCTGATGGTTCTGGCAGTctctccacattcctgctgctgcacctGATGGCCCTTGTGGGACAGGTGGCACTGCAGCAGGTAGTGTACTTGGAAGTGTCAGTGAGTGCAGAGCTACGCAGGCGCCGCCTCCTCAAAGAGGAGAAGACCAAGAAACAATCTGACACCAGCACAAAGAAGCAGAGACACCAG agcacagggaacGAGACCACTATGGAGGAGGAGCTAGGCCTTGTGGGAGCCACAGCTGATGACACCGAGGCCGAGCTCATCCACAGTATTTGTGAGACAGAACTTCTGGATG GGAAGCACCTGCTCTCTGCCTTTGTTCCACTGGTGCTGAAGATCTGCAACAACCCTGGACCCCACGGTGACTCGGCGCtgtcagctgctgcagccctcacTCTTGGCAAACTCTGCATGATCAG CTCTGAGTTCTGTGACTCCCACTTGCGTCTGCTGTTCACCATGATGGAGAAGTCCCCCCTGCCTGATGTGAGATCCAACCTCATAATTGCAGCAGGAGATCTAGCCATCCGCTTCCCCAACCTGGTGGAGCCTTGGACATCACATCTCTATGCCAG GTTGCAGGACCCCTGCCCCAGTGTGAGGCAGACGGCTGGGCTGGTGCTGACTCTGCTCATCCTCAAAGACATGGTCAAGGTGAAGGGCCAAGTGAGTGAGATGGCAACTCTGCTCGTAGACCCAGAGGAGGCAATTGTGGCAGTGGCTCAGAACTTCTTTGGTGAACTGGCCAGCAAG gGTAATGCTGTCTATAACCTGCTTCCAGACATGATCAGTCATCTCTCGGATCCTAACAGCGGCATAGAGGAGGAATCCTTCCACACTATTATGAG ACATCTGTTCTCATATATTACAAAAGACAAACAAACAGAGAGCTTGGTGGAGAAACTTTGTCAGAGATTCCGGACTGCCAG GACTGAGCGTCAGCATCGGGATCTGTCCCACTGCCTTGCTCTGCTTCCAGTCTCGGAGCGGGGCCTTCACAAGCTGCAGGACAATTATGACTGCTTTGCAGACAAGCTCCAAGATCCAGCTGTCTACAATTGTTTCCAAACTGTGCTGGCTCGATTCCGCAGAGCAGGCGTCAAACCTGAGGCTAAA GCTCTAGCTGAAGAGCTGGAGCAGAAGCTGTCTGCCTCCCATAAGCGAGGACTGGATTCCACAGAGACATGCCAGGATGGTAGTCAGACTCCAAAGCCAGCACCAGCCAAGCGGAAATCAATAGGAA GTTCACGGCGCCAGCCCCTAAGCCCAGCCAACTCAGATAATGATTTTGTCACGCCCCCATCCCGCATCCTCCAAAATCATAAGCGTGCCCAGAAGCGCCCTCCACGCAAAAAAACCGTCATTACCTTCTCCAGCGAGGAGGAGAACAACTCTGAGGATG AGCTATTGGCAGAATTAAGAGAGGAAGAAACCCCCACCAAAACAACTCCCATCACCAGATCTTCAGCCCGACGGCGGCGCTGA